A single genomic interval of Microbulbifer variabilis harbors:
- a CDS encoding condensation domain-containing protein: MSGWKHAADVPLSITERSIYNLHYRKALADMIARAISIKGALQIDLFREAVQRTVNTYPIVRCRYTREPVRRIFADVELDILDVRGMSDSHVKSFLTQYSNAPIALDTDQLLSLSLIRTGEDEYIFLTKCHHIITDGISLSLLWGLILSTYLDLESGAGFRPQPEIIDYADYVGFENNYIRSQRGQKALQHWQNKLARQRGAIEVASSGKGVSLYCEDLVCTLYKKEFSHIKERARAAGVSHFVYLCAGFQQALFELLQKDFWMNTSLSLRIKREHRKVLGPMFRQVNLAVVAEETWLKKLRRMCKEIHYAVRTVYVADSIGPHGIIGNNLPAPCTYLINFLQTEVQQEGLQAIYNDASSNWVNLNERVKMRSMSLPTRITPYGIYLSLAAYGGHLHSNFVYNANCFSRDTVQKLSDRWRFILENGC; encoded by the coding sequence ATGTCGGGATGGAAGCATGCTGCGGATGTACCCTTATCGATTACCGAGAGGAGTATCTACAACTTACATTACCGAAAAGCCTTGGCAGATATGATCGCCCGTGCAATCAGTATCAAGGGCGCGCTCCAGATCGACCTGTTCAGAGAGGCGGTTCAACGAACTGTCAATACTTACCCTATTGTTCGTTGTCGCTATACCCGCGAGCCTGTTCGACGGATTTTTGCAGATGTCGAATTGGATATATTGGATGTTCGGGGCATGAGTGACTCTCATGTAAAGAGCTTCTTAACCCAATACAGTAATGCGCCAATAGCACTGGATACTGATCAGCTGTTGAGCTTAAGCCTTATCCGTACCGGAGAGGATGAATACATCTTCTTAACGAAGTGTCATCACATTATTACCGATGGGATTAGTTTGTCACTGCTTTGGGGGTTGATACTGAGCACTTATCTGGACCTTGAGAGCGGGGCTGGTTTCCGTCCACAGCCCGAAATCATTGATTACGCCGATTACGTGGGTTTTGAAAATAACTACATCCGTAGCCAGCGGGGACAAAAAGCTCTACAACATTGGCAAAATAAGCTGGCCCGACAAAGAGGCGCGATTGAAGTGGCCTCATCAGGGAAAGGAGTCTCTCTGTATTGTGAAGACTTGGTTTGCACCCTGTATAAGAAAGAGTTCTCCCATATTAAAGAGCGGGCAAGGGCTGCCGGGGTCAGTCACTTTGTCTATCTGTGCGCAGGATTTCAGCAGGCTTTATTCGAACTCCTACAAAAAGATTTTTGGATGAATACGAGCTTGTCACTGCGGATAAAAAGAGAACATCGGAAGGTTTTGGGGCCAATGTTTCGCCAGGTAAATCTGGCAGTGGTAGCTGAGGAAACCTGGTTGAAAAAACTACGTAGGATGTGCAAAGAAATACACTATGCCGTGCGAACAGTTTACGTGGCTGACTCGATTGGTCCCCATGGCATTATTGGCAATAACCTGCCTGCTCCCTGTACCTATTTGATAAACTTTCTGCAAACAGAGGTACAGCAGGAGGGACTGCAAGCGATTTATAACGATGCTTCCTCGAACTGGGTCAATTTAAATGAGAGAGTAAAAATGCGCTCAATGAGTTTGCCCACCCGAATTACACCCTATGGAATCTATCTTTCTCTGGCGGCCTACGGTGGGCACCTTCATAGTAACTTTGTCTATAACGCCAACTGTTTCAGCCGCGACACCGTGCAAAAACTCAGCGATCGGTGGCGTTTTATCTTGGAGAATGGCTGTTAG
- a CDS encoding FMN-binding glutamate synthase family protein — translation MRLNPHTMIISTAWRAYASRNGIKRAIIPVTALVLTPIFLILTIAVDAWWVIALLLSLFLVLLGIYDMLQPNWSLTRNFPVAGRIRWLFMNLRPYFRAYIVEGDEEGRPFSYEARRLVYARADGFSDMHPFGTELDVRSDEYMWLTHSINPAKEADIKSRIEVGSGRCAKPYSATLLNISAMSFGALSAAAIEALNQGAAIGGFYHDTGEGGISPYHRKHGGDLVWELGSGYFGARKDDGSFDPDLFREACNDQVKMTEIKLSQGAKPGHGGVLPGAKVTQEIASTRKVQPGVDCVSPRAHSMFSTPIEMLEFADQMRNLSGGKPVGVKLCVGQVFEVLAIMKAMLETEKYLDFIVVDGAEGGTGAAPLELSNHVGMPLLSGLIVVRNALVATGLRDKVRLAASGKIYSASELAACLAIGADWCNAARPFMFSIGCIQSRRCHTDTCPTGVTTQDPKRQRGLVVDVQSKRAAAFQAKTLEALGEIVAAAGLTEPRDLQPYHLYHRINGTESYPIDRIWHFLNEKALIDAPEETPYRHWWQAARADSFRPAVNLAHHDDHSALRRL, via the coding sequence ATGAGATTGAACCCACACACTATGATCATCTCCACAGCCTGGCGCGCCTATGCCAGTCGGAATGGAATCAAGCGCGCCATCATTCCAGTGACCGCCCTGGTTCTGACACCGATATTTTTAATACTCACCATTGCTGTCGATGCCTGGTGGGTGATCGCATTGCTACTCAGCCTGTTCTTGGTGCTACTGGGCATTTATGACATGCTCCAGCCCAACTGGAGTTTGACACGTAACTTCCCCGTTGCCGGGCGCATACGCTGGTTATTTATGAATCTGCGCCCCTACTTCCGCGCTTACATAGTGGAGGGTGATGAGGAGGGCAGACCATTTAGCTATGAGGCGCGCCGACTGGTCTACGCCCGCGCCGACGGTTTCTCGGATATGCACCCCTTTGGTACGGAGCTGGATGTACGCAGTGATGAATACATGTGGCTCACGCACTCCATTAACCCGGCCAAAGAGGCTGATATAAAGTCCCGCATCGAAGTGGGTTCTGGCCGCTGTGCAAAACCCTATTCGGCAACGCTATTAAATATTTCCGCCATGAGCTTTGGCGCCTTATCCGCCGCTGCGATTGAGGCACTGAATCAGGGCGCAGCTATCGGTGGCTTCTACCACGACACCGGAGAAGGTGGCATCAGCCCCTATCACCGCAAACACGGTGGGGACCTTGTGTGGGAGCTGGGAAGCGGCTATTTCGGTGCCCGTAAGGATGACGGCAGCTTCGATCCCGACCTTTTTCGCGAAGCCTGCAATGATCAGGTAAAAATGACGGAAATTAAGCTGAGCCAGGGCGCTAAACCTGGCCATGGCGGTGTATTACCCGGAGCAAAAGTTACCCAGGAAATTGCCTCAACCCGCAAAGTCCAGCCGGGCGTCGACTGCGTATCTCCACGCGCCCACTCGATGTTTTCCACCCCTATTGAAATGCTCGAATTTGCCGATCAGATGCGCAACCTGTCCGGTGGCAAACCGGTGGGCGTCAAACTGTGCGTGGGGCAGGTCTTTGAAGTACTGGCCATTATGAAAGCCATGCTGGAAACAGAGAAATATCTCGACTTTATCGTGGTTGATGGCGCCGAAGGCGGGACGGGTGCCGCGCCATTGGAATTATCCAACCATGTGGGTATGCCACTGCTGTCGGGGCTGATCGTAGTCCGCAATGCCTTAGTCGCTACCGGCTTGCGCGATAAAGTGCGCCTGGCGGCGAGCGGTAAAATCTACTCTGCTTCTGAACTCGCAGCCTGTCTGGCAATAGGCGCCGATTGGTGCAATGCCGCGCGGCCTTTTATGTTTTCCATCGGCTGTATTCAGTCGCGACGCTGCCACACCGACACCTGTCCTACCGGTGTCACGACCCAGGACCCCAAGCGCCAGCGGGGCCTGGTGGTGGATGTGCAGAGCAAGCGCGCGGCGGCTTTCCAGGCCAAGACCCTGGAAGCCCTGGGGGAGATTGTCGCCGCCGCCGGTTTAACCGAACCGCGCGACCTACAACCCTACCATCTCTATCACCGCATCAATGGTACCGAGTCATATCCTATTGATCGCATCTGGCACTTTCTCAATGAGAAAGCCTTGATAGACGCCCCTGAGGAGACGCCTTACCGGCATTGGTGGCAGGCCGCCAGGGCTGATTCATTCCGGCCCGCAGTCAACCTGGCTCACCACGATGATCACTCCGCACTGCGGCGCTTGTAA
- a CDS encoding thiamine pyrophosphate-dependent enzyme yields METVSEIIVDALVKAGAKRCYGIVGDTINHFTSAVRQSKLEWVHVRHEEVGALAAGGESYLSGELSVCAGTAGPGSLHFLNGIFESHRNGAPVLLIATRIDRAEQGLGFPQDVDQIKLYEQCAVFCETLSDPEQARRIVSQAAQAALNHRGVAVVEVSGDIFKTKIKDSIPWAVHRPQWLARPTDEELDALAEKLNQAGKIVIYGGIGCRFAHDAVVKLGQQLAAPIVHTTRSKEYLEYDNPCNVGMNGILGNPAGYRAVQTCDLLLCLGNDFAYTQFYPEKATIIQVDIAASHLGRRTPIHMGLVGDVGATIEALLPRLKDRSDNAFLQDLLSRYQKDLEQLEERGHEPDPKLIHPQYVAQALDKLASDEAAFTADGGSPMVWLLRHLRANGKRSFLTSLSHGTMANAYPQGLGMAKADPNRQVIAMCGDGGMTMLMGDLLTLVQEKIPLKLLVFNNHSLGFVEMEQRIEGLLDSYTDLQNPDFSRMAEVIGIPGEKVEKAGDLEDAMKRWLAVKGPALLDVTVNRLELVMPPEVTAQQVSSTALFGLKAILNGRADEVVDLLKDNFLR; encoded by the coding sequence ATGGAGACCGTTTCGGAAATTATTGTCGATGCCCTGGTAAAAGCCGGAGCAAAGCGCTGCTATGGCATCGTCGGCGATACCATCAATCATTTCACCTCCGCCGTGCGCCAGTCCAAGCTGGAGTGGGTCCACGTTCGTCACGAAGAGGTGGGTGCCCTGGCTGCGGGCGGTGAGTCTTACTTGAGCGGGGAGCTCAGTGTCTGTGCCGGTACCGCTGGCCCCGGCAGCCTGCATTTTCTCAACGGCATCTTTGAGAGCCACCGCAATGGCGCACCGGTATTGCTGATCGCCACCCGCATTGACCGAGCCGAGCAGGGATTGGGATTCCCGCAGGATGTCGATCAGATCAAACTCTACGAGCAGTGCGCAGTATTCTGTGAAACCCTTTCCGACCCTGAGCAGGCTCGCCGCATTGTGAGCCAAGCTGCTCAGGCAGCTCTCAACCACAGAGGCGTTGCGGTGGTTGAGGTCAGTGGCGATATCTTCAAGACCAAGATCAAAGACTCAATTCCCTGGGCTGTTCACCGCCCCCAGTGGTTAGCGCGCCCCACTGATGAGGAGCTGGATGCGCTGGCAGAAAAGCTCAACCAAGCAGGGAAAATTGTTATCTATGGCGGTATCGGCTGCCGCTTCGCGCACGATGCAGTAGTTAAGCTGGGACAGCAGCTGGCAGCACCCATAGTGCATACCACCCGCTCCAAGGAATATCTGGAATATGACAATCCTTGCAACGTGGGCATGAATGGTATCCTCGGCAACCCTGCCGGTTATCGCGCAGTTCAAACCTGTGACCTGCTGTTGTGCCTGGGTAACGATTTCGCCTACACCCAGTTTTACCCGGAAAAAGCCACCATTATTCAGGTGGATATAGCGGCTTCCCACCTCGGGCGACGCACGCCCATTCATATGGGCCTGGTCGGCGATGTCGGCGCGACCATTGAAGCCCTATTACCGAGATTAAAAGACCGCAGTGACAATGCATTTCTTCAGGACCTGCTCAGTCGCTATCAAAAAGACCTGGAGCAGTTGGAAGAGCGCGGCCACGAGCCAGACCCCAAACTGATTCACCCACAGTACGTTGCCCAAGCCCTGGACAAACTCGCCAGCGACGAAGCTGCATTTACCGCCGATGGCGGCTCTCCCATGGTTTGGCTGCTGCGCCACCTGCGCGCCAATGGCAAGCGCTCCTTCCTCACCAGCCTCTCCCACGGCACCATGGCCAATGCCTACCCCCAGGGTCTGGGTATGGCTAAGGCAGACCCCAACCGCCAGGTAATTGCGATGTGTGGCGATGGCGGAATGACCATGCTAATGGGCGATCTATTGACCCTGGTGCAGGAAAAAATCCCTCTCAAACTATTGGTCTTTAACAATCATTCCCTCGGCTTTGTGGAAATGGAACAGCGTATCGAAGGACTGCTGGATAGCTACACCGACCTGCAGAACCCCGACTTCAGCCGCATGGCGGAAGTGATTGGTATTCCTGGAGAAAAGGTCGAGAAAGCGGGTGATCTCGAGGACGCGATGAAACGCTGGCTGGCAGTCAAAGGACCTGCCTTACTGGACGTCACTGTAAACCGGCTGGAACTGGTGATGCCCCCAGAGGTGACAGCGCAGCAAGTGTCTTCCACCGCGCTATTTGGCCTCAAGGCCATACTCAACGGACGCGCAGATGAAGTGGTCGACCTGCTGAAAGACAACTTTCTGCGCTGA
- a CDS encoding Orn/Lys/Arg decarboxylase N-terminal domain-containing protein — MHQLGKQVPTNMLALLASGEIASNSAPGRAATRLQEELAQRRIDLITTVSSDDASAMLRANPAIQCLLLNWELPGSGHPPALNVLEQLRARNLHLPVFLLADRETVSNMPRRALELANDFIWILEDTPTFIGGRIQGAIRRYSQAVLPPMFAALTHFSHVHEYSWHTPGHTGGTAFLKSPAGRAFYDFFGENMLRSDLSISVTELGSLLDHTGPIAAGERYAAKVFGADRTYYVTNGSSTSNRVIVMASVTRGQLALCDRNCHKSVEHAITMSGAVPTYLIPLRNHYGLIGPIPPDQLTKAAISEAIVNNPLAGSADSPRAVHAVITNSTYDGLCYNVRRVEELLGESVDRLHFDEAWYAYARFNPIYRDRFAMYDSEDDEPHTGPTKFATQSTHKLLAALSQASMIHIRDGRSPIEHGRFNEAFMLHASTSPLYSIMASNDVSAAMMDGPGGTALTGESIAEAVAFRQVLARLKREYGEKGEWFFDGWQPDQVTEPSSGQKYAFHSAPTELLCSEASCWLLNPGDSWHGFGELEKGYCMLDPIKVSITTPGMQRNSQLAEWGIPAGIISKYLDNLGIIVEKTTDFTILFLFSIGITKGKWGTLINALLAFKRDYDANQPLSQCLPNLLAKHSGYADMGLRDLAQKMFNRMKELRSTAKMSAGFSALPQADCSPVQAYEALVRGEVELLPLSQLAGRSAATGVIPYPPGIPLLMPGENFGSEGSPALEYLRVLESFDREFPGFGHDNHGVEVHKGHYHVYTLNRGTAP, encoded by the coding sequence ATGCACCAGCTCGGAAAACAAGTGCCCACCAATATGTTGGCCCTGCTCGCCAGTGGGGAGATCGCCAGCAACAGCGCTCCTGGCCGCGCCGCCACACGCCTGCAGGAGGAGCTGGCGCAGCGTCGCATCGACCTGATCACCACAGTTTCCAGTGACGATGCCAGTGCCATGTTGCGCGCCAACCCGGCAATACAATGTCTGCTACTGAACTGGGAACTGCCCGGCAGCGGTCACCCCCCAGCGCTGAATGTGCTGGAGCAGTTACGAGCACGTAATCTGCATCTGCCGGTATTTCTGCTCGCCGACCGCGAAACCGTCAGCAATATGCCACGCCGCGCCCTGGAGCTGGCCAATGACTTCATTTGGATTCTGGAGGACACCCCCACTTTTATCGGCGGGCGTATCCAGGGTGCAATAAGGCGCTACAGCCAGGCAGTGCTGCCGCCCATGTTTGCCGCCCTAACCCATTTTTCCCATGTGCATGAATACTCCTGGCACACGCCCGGCCACACTGGTGGCACCGCATTTTTAAAGTCCCCTGCAGGGCGCGCCTTCTATGACTTTTTCGGCGAAAATATGCTGCGTTCAGATTTGTCCATCTCTGTGACAGAGCTGGGCTCCCTGCTCGATCACACAGGCCCCATCGCCGCAGGGGAACGCTACGCAGCCAAGGTATTCGGCGCAGATCGCACTTACTATGTCACTAACGGCTCCTCCACCTCCAATCGCGTGATTGTGATGGCCTCTGTAACCCGCGGCCAGCTGGCCCTGTGCGACCGCAATTGTCACAAGTCTGTAGAACATGCCATCACCATGTCCGGCGCTGTTCCTACTTACTTGATACCGTTGCGCAATCACTACGGTTTGATTGGCCCGATTCCCCCAGATCAGTTGACGAAAGCAGCCATTTCAGAGGCCATTGTTAACAATCCCCTGGCGGGCAGCGCCGATAGCCCGCGGGCGGTACATGCGGTGATTACCAACTCCACCTATGACGGCCTCTGCTATAACGTGCGCCGGGTGGAGGAATTACTGGGTGAGTCCGTAGACCGACTGCATTTTGATGAGGCCTGGTACGCCTATGCGCGCTTCAACCCGATCTATCGGGATCGCTTCGCGATGTACGACAGCGAGGACGATGAGCCTCACACCGGCCCGACAAAATTTGCCACCCAGTCCACACACAAACTGCTGGCGGCCCTATCGCAGGCCTCCATGATTCATATCCGCGATGGGCGCAGCCCCATCGAACACGGTCGCTTTAACGAGGCGTTTATGTTGCACGCCTCCACTTCACCCCTCTACTCCATCATGGCCTCGAATGATGTCAGTGCGGCGATGATGGACGGCCCTGGCGGCACTGCGCTCACGGGCGAATCTATCGCTGAGGCGGTGGCTTTTCGCCAAGTGTTGGCACGACTGAAACGAGAGTATGGGGAAAAGGGGGAGTGGTTTTTTGATGGCTGGCAGCCGGATCAGGTAACAGAACCTTCAAGCGGCCAGAAATACGCCTTTCACAGCGCACCTACAGAGCTACTGTGCAGCGAAGCCAGCTGCTGGTTGTTGAATCCCGGAGACTCCTGGCACGGATTCGGCGAGCTAGAGAAAGGCTATTGCATGCTCGACCCCATTAAGGTCTCCATCACCACCCCGGGCATGCAGCGCAACAGTCAGCTGGCGGAATGGGGTATTCCTGCCGGCATTATCAGCAAGTACCTGGATAACCTCGGCATTATTGTCGAGAAGACCACTGATTTTACCATCCTGTTCCTGTTTTCCATCGGCATAACCAAGGGCAAATGGGGCACGCTGATCAACGCACTACTCGCCTTCAAACGGGACTACGATGCCAATCAGCCTCTCAGCCAGTGTCTGCCCAATCTGCTGGCCAAACACTCTGGTTATGCCGATATGGGCCTACGCGACCTGGCGCAAAAAATGTTTAACCGTATGAAGGAGTTGCGCAGCACAGCAAAAATGTCCGCTGGTTTTTCTGCTCTGCCACAGGCCGACTGCAGCCCCGTTCAGGCCTATGAAGCCCTGGTGCGCGGCGAAGTGGAATTGCTTCCCTTGAGCCAGTTGGCAGGGCGCAGCGCAGCAACCGGGGTTATTCCCTACCCACCGGGTATTCCGCTATTGATGCCGGGAGAAAATTTTGGCAGCGAGGGCAGTCCTGCCCTGGAATACTTACGCGTGCTGGAGTCCTTCGACCGGGAGTTTCCCGGCTTCGGCCATGACAACCACGGAGTCGAAGTACACAAGGGGCACTACCATGTCTACACCCTGAACCGGGGGACCGCGCCATAA
- the adiC gene encoding arginine/agmatine antiporter: MTPQTAESNKIGLVPATLMVAGNMMGSGVFMLPANLAVIGSISLIGWLITIVGAVSLALVFARLAALDPAAGGPYAYARRAFGDYIGYQTNLVYWLANVIGNVALITAGLGYITHFFPPLQDPMTFALAQVAMIWLLTYANILGPRMVGRIQSLTTSLVFIPILGTALFGWFWFDSQTFNASWNVSGKSNASAIMATLTFTLWAFIGVETASVSAAVVRNPSRNVPIATVGGVLLASVAYVLSSSVIMGMLPNKELIASSAPFADAARLALGNTAANIVAVCAAVGCIGSLGGWILLVGQSAKAAADDGLFSKAFAKTNPKGVPSVGLTLVAILMSLLVLATISPSASQQFGKIASVAVIMTLLPYIYSAIALRVLAYGKIPQQQYTLFTVILLIAAIYCLVALVGSDGQQTRWSLIFVIATVIFYALILNRRRSVEEKHWLPGGPEPKWVQYFTLGATVTALCVFFWFSVGQHTDLELRLRAPQPQVSNQQSQPINH; this comes from the coding sequence ATAACCCCCCAGACGGCGGAGAGTAATAAAATCGGCCTGGTGCCAGCCACGCTGATGGTGGCCGGCAATATGATGGGTTCCGGCGTATTTATGCTACCGGCCAATTTGGCAGTTATAGGCAGCATCTCTCTGATTGGCTGGTTGATCACCATCGTGGGCGCCGTATCACTAGCACTGGTTTTTGCCCGCCTTGCCGCCCTGGACCCGGCCGCCGGAGGCCCTTATGCCTACGCACGCAGGGCGTTTGGCGACTATATCGGCTACCAAACCAACCTCGTGTATTGGCTGGCCAATGTCATCGGTAATGTCGCACTGATCACCGCCGGGCTGGGCTATATCACCCATTTCTTCCCCCCGCTCCAGGACCCTATGACCTTTGCCCTGGCCCAGGTGGCCATGATCTGGCTACTCACCTACGCGAATATCCTCGGGCCGCGCATGGTTGGTCGTATCCAATCGCTCACCACCAGTTTGGTATTTATTCCCATTCTCGGTACAGCACTCTTTGGTTGGTTCTGGTTTGATAGCCAGACATTCAACGCCAGCTGGAATGTCTCCGGCAAGAGTAATGCCAGTGCAATTATGGCCACGCTCACCTTTACCCTGTGGGCATTTATCGGCGTGGAAACCGCATCTGTATCCGCCGCAGTGGTGAGAAACCCCAGCCGCAATGTGCCGATCGCCACTGTTGGCGGGGTATTGTTGGCATCGGTAGCCTATGTCCTGAGCTCTTCAGTCATTATGGGCATGCTGCCCAACAAGGAACTCATCGCCTCTTCGGCACCTTTTGCCGACGCCGCACGTTTGGCGTTAGGTAATACCGCCGCGAATATTGTTGCAGTCTGTGCAGCAGTAGGTTGTATCGGCTCTCTCGGCGGCTGGATTCTTTTGGTAGGGCAATCTGCCAAAGCCGCAGCTGATGACGGTCTCTTCTCTAAAGCCTTTGCCAAAACCAACCCTAAAGGGGTGCCCTCTGTCGGCCTGACATTGGTGGCCATTCTGATGTCCCTATTGGTACTCGCCACCATTTCTCCCAGCGCCAGCCAGCAATTTGGCAAGATCGCCTCAGTGGCGGTCATCATGACATTACTGCCCTATATCTACTCGGCAATTGCATTGCGGGTACTCGCTTACGGCAAAATACCGCAGCAACAATACACACTGTTTACTGTAATACTGCTAATTGCCGCAATCTATTGCCTGGTGGCACTGGTGGGCTCCGATGGCCAGCAGACACGCTGGTCGCTGATATTTGTTATTGCCACCGTTATTTTCTATGCGCTGATATTGAATCGCCGCCGCAGCGTCGAAGAGAAACACTGGCTACCAGGGGGGCCGGAGCCAAAGTGGGTGCAATACTTTACCCTCGGCGCAACAGTCACTGCGCTGTGCGTTTTTTTCTGGTTTTCCGTGGGCCAGCATACAGACCTAGAGCTACGCCTGCGCGCGCCACAACCACAAGTCTCGAACCAACAGTCGCAACCAATTAACCACTAA
- a CDS encoding putative molybdenum carrier protein translates to MSFKPEKIISGGQTGADTGGLIAGQRLGIATGGTAPQGYWTEAGERADFLKSFGLIELASGNLAERTRENIRNSDATLIFTDNPGSDGTSYTIKFCRELGKPFLVIDPWDDCCKQIRDFIGKNKPYILNVAGNRESNSQGITWRTAETIQRVFSG, encoded by the coding sequence ATGAGTTTCAAACCAGAAAAAATTATCAGCGGTGGGCAGACCGGTGCGGATACTGGTGGCTTGATTGCCGGGCAACGATTGGGTATTGCCACCGGTGGTACTGCCCCGCAGGGGTATTGGACCGAAGCTGGAGAGCGCGCCGATTTCCTCAAAAGCTTCGGGCTGATTGAGCTGGCATCTGGGAATTTAGCAGAGCGCACTCGGGAGAATATCCGTAATTCTGATGCAACTTTGATTTTTACCGACAATCCCGGCAGTGATGGTACCTCTTATACCATTAAGTTTTGCCGGGAGCTGGGGAAACCCTTTTTAGTGATTGATCCCTGGGATGACTGTTGCAAACAAATTCGCGATTTTATCGGTAAAAATAAACCTTATATTTTAAATGTGGCCGGCAATAGGGAATCAAATTCTCAGGGAATTACCTGGCGCACGGCCGAGACCATACAGCGGGTATTTAGTGGTTAA
- a CDS encoding DUF2269 domain-containing protein, translated as MNYYLALKTLHILCAIIVLGTGTGIAWYTLRGWLSGDSQVIQWVSKETVRADWIFTGSAVLGLLGSALGMLVINPAWIEQTWLQLAAGLTLAVFLLWLPVVYLQYQLRAHANQENSHSQIRWIMRTWCLLGALAFPLTIAIVYLMVSKPSF; from the coding sequence ATGAATTACTACCTCGCACTCAAGACACTACATATTCTCTGCGCCATTATCGTACTCGGAACCGGTACCGGGATTGCCTGGTATACTTTGCGCGGCTGGCTGTCCGGTGATTCCCAGGTGATTCAGTGGGTGAGCAAGGAAACGGTGCGAGCAGACTGGATATTTACCGGCAGCGCAGTACTCGGTTTACTGGGAAGTGCCTTGGGGATGCTGGTGATTAACCCGGCATGGATAGAACAAACCTGGCTGCAATTGGCTGCCGGGCTAACCCTAGCGGTTTTCCTATTGTGGCTACCGGTTGTCTACCTTCAATATCAATTGCGCGCACATGCAAACCAAGAAAATAGCCACAGTCAAATCCGCTGGATCATGCGCACCTGGTGCCTGCTAGGTGCTCTGGCCTTTCCCTTAACGATTGCTATCGTTTACCTGATGGTTTCCAAGCCCTCCTTTTAA
- a CDS encoding malonic semialdehyde reductase — protein sequence MKSIAPPALDQLFFEARTHSYWQDKPVPQELLKKLHNLVRMAPTSANCCPMRVVFIVSKEGKARLKPALNAGNIEKTMSAPVTAIIAFDMRFYEYLPKLFPHTPAREWFADNPELAETTAFRNGSIQGGYFILAARALGLDCGPMSGFDNTLVDHEFFSDQSSTLAFVQEHCPGHIKSNFLCNLGYGVDAKLHPRNPRFEFDEVCQVV from the coding sequence ATGAAGTCGATTGCCCCTCCAGCATTGGATCAATTATTTTTTGAAGCTAGAACACACAGTTACTGGCAAGATAAACCGGTGCCGCAAGAGTTGCTGAAAAAGTTGCACAATCTTGTCAGGATGGCGCCCACCAGCGCTAACTGTTGCCCGATGCGGGTTGTTTTTATTGTGAGCAAGGAGGGAAAAGCCCGGCTTAAACCGGCTTTGAATGCGGGCAATATTGAGAAAACCATGTCGGCACCGGTGACAGCAATCATCGCATTTGATATGCGCTTTTACGAATATCTTCCCAAGTTGTTTCCCCACACACCGGCGCGTGAGTGGTTTGCCGATAATCCAGAGTTGGCAGAAACCACGGCATTTCGCAATGGCTCAATACAGGGTGGCTACTTTATTCTGGCGGCTAGGGCTCTGGGCCTGGACTGCGGTCCTATGTCTGGGTTTGATAATACCCTAGTAGATCATGAATTTTTCAGTGATCAGTCCTCAACCCTAGCCTTTGTACAGGAACACTGTCCAGGCCATATTAAATCCAACTTTCTCTGTAATCTGGGATACGGTGTGGATGCCAAGTTACATCCGCGCAACCCGCGCTTTGAATTCGATGAGGTATGCCAAGTTGTTTGA
- a CDS encoding DUF3429 domain-containing protein, translating to MDSSGYQQPVVDTRLFDALAYLGLCPFVVGLLLQLTEVSLLGIDASLFFTAYSAVILSFLCGIWWGGALNRPGHPHRLALIVLSNVVALAGWVGLMLYQSAWGLPILAIGFAFVAWMEARLNPNLPGREQYFRTRSIVTYLVIACHIGMILLR from the coding sequence ATGGATAGTAGCGGCTATCAGCAGCCGGTGGTGGATACCCGTTTATTTGATGCCCTGGCTTACCTGGGGCTCTGTCCTTTTGTTGTCGGTCTATTGTTGCAGCTAACTGAAGTCTCCCTCCTGGGTATTGATGCCAGCCTATTCTTTACCGCTTATAGCGCAGTGATTCTCAGCTTTTTGTGTGGTATCTGGTGGGGGGGCGCGCTGAACCGGCCCGGCCATCCTCACCGGTTGGCGTTGATCGTGCTCAGTAATGTGGTTGCGCTTGCCGGGTGGGTGGGATTAATGCTTTATCAAAGTGCTTGGGGGTTGCCCATTCTCGCAATAGGTTTTGCCTTTGTGGCCTGGATGGAGGCCCGCTTAAATCCCAATCTGCCTGGTCGGGAGCAGTATTTTCGTACTCGCAGTATCGTGACCTATCTGGTGATTGCTTGCCATATCGGCATGATACTGCTGCGTTAA
- a CDS encoding DUF3081 family protein: MEEESKIDVKQALRVFDRVTREGHKETDGWHYKGLTVSTDFDGYTVFINSAKVKLTVFFHNKFSIDYSSDRELQDFIRLLASLDQK, encoded by the coding sequence ATGGAAGAGGAGAGCAAAATTGATGTCAAACAGGCCTTGCGGGTATTTGATCGTGTCACCCGGGAGGGACACAAGGAAACAGACGGCTGGCACTACAAGGGGCTGACAGTGAGCACCGACTTTGATGGCTACACCGTATTTATCAACTCAGCAAAAGTGAAGCTCACCGTCTTTTTTCACAATAAATTTTCTATCGATTATTCGAGCGACAGAGAGCTACAGGATTTTATACGCCTACTGGCTAGTCTTGATCAGAAATGA